One segment of Synechococcus sp. MU1617 DNA contains the following:
- a CDS encoding DUF3747 domain-containing protein, protein MSRTYLRAAGLTAVGLLTAGLPQEGAARSLFDSAAIPQERFAVLAQPIGRAQWKLLVLEQIKAQPRCWRARQDGLVEPSLNRFNFSGICKRYLDSNGYSLRSGGQDLGTRFRFRLKQSGASLRLEALDPQQRAPLLVGQARIPRRDLNGFVRLQLEPGWALERRVYQGRLLNHLYLAHQEPVNRLLALASSHGQRSGFSRLGTPMPPIAPPPLPASRTTRRRTTRLASNAPIRLQVIPYRR, encoded by the coding sequence ATGAGCCGAACCTACCTGCGGGCTGCCGGTCTGACTGCCGTGGGGCTCCTGACCGCTGGCCTGCCGCAGGAGGGCGCAGCACGGTCGTTGTTTGACAGCGCTGCCATCCCGCAGGAGCGCTTTGCTGTTCTCGCCCAACCGATTGGCAGGGCCCAGTGGAAACTGCTGGTGCTGGAACAGATCAAGGCCCAACCGCGCTGCTGGAGGGCACGCCAGGACGGACTGGTGGAGCCCAGCCTGAATCGCTTCAACTTCAGCGGCATCTGCAAGCGCTACCTGGACAGCAATGGCTACTCGCTGCGCAGCGGTGGCCAAGACCTTGGAACCCGCTTCCGCTTCCGGCTCAAGCAATCCGGAGCATCGCTGAGGCTCGAGGCCCTCGACCCCCAGCAACGGGCACCGCTCCTGGTGGGTCAGGCCCGAATTCCCAGACGCGATCTCAATGGGTTTGTACGGCTGCAGCTTGAGCCGGGCTGGGCCTTGGAACGCCGTGTCTACCAAGGACGCCTGCTGAACCACCTGTATCTCGCCCACCAGGAACCGGTGAACCGGCTGCTGGCGCTGGCCAGCAGCCACGGCCAACGCTCAGGTTTCAGCCGACTGGGAACCCCAATGCCGCCGATCGCACCACCGCCTTTGCCCGCCTCACGAACAACACGCCGACGAACGACACGCCTCGCCAGCAATGCTCCGATCCGCCTGCAGGTGATCCCTTACCGCCGTTGA
- the rnhA gene encoding ribonuclease HI, which produces MAEGRGRVVAAATDGACSGNPGPGGWGALLRFEDGSVEEFGGHAPDTTNNRMELQAALEVLQRLEQLPRHPDLTLRTDSKYLIDGLGSWIKGWKRKGWKTAAGKPVLNQDLWKALDAARLDDVPLSYVKGHSGDPDNERVDRIAVAFSHNAQPNLARKQGATQAVPEAPSEVAPKPLLQLLSRLELADRLAQGGFSLSLLELAQLVEQPIKQLETKRESWIWRDWTVQPQPEGRWTLQRREAGSEQS; this is translated from the coding sequence ATGGCGGAAGGACGGGGACGGGTCGTGGCTGCAGCGACGGATGGTGCCTGCAGCGGCAATCCAGGTCCGGGAGGTTGGGGCGCGTTGCTGCGTTTCGAAGACGGCAGTGTTGAGGAATTCGGTGGCCATGCGCCCGACACCACCAACAACCGCATGGAACTGCAGGCCGCGTTGGAGGTGTTGCAACGGCTTGAGCAGCTGCCCCGTCATCCGGATCTCACCCTGCGCACCGACAGCAAATACCTGATTGATGGCCTGGGCTCCTGGATCAAAGGCTGGAAGCGCAAAGGCTGGAAAACGGCTGCCGGTAAACCTGTGCTCAATCAGGACCTTTGGAAGGCCCTCGATGCCGCCCGACTGGACGACGTCCCCTTGAGCTACGTCAAAGGCCACAGCGGTGATCCAGACAACGAACGGGTGGATCGCATCGCTGTGGCGTTCTCCCATAACGCCCAGCCGAACTTGGCTCGGAAGCAGGGAGCAACCCAGGCCGTACCAGAGGCCCCATCCGAGGTTGCCCCCAAGCCTCTGCTGCAGCTGTTGTCACGCTTGGAGCTGGCCGATCGGTTGGCGCAGGGTGGCTTCAGCCTGTCGTTGTTGGAGCTGGCGCAGCTGGTGGAACAGCCGATCAAACAGCTGGAAACCAAGCGGGAGAGCTGGATCTGGAGGGATTGGACTGTCCAGCCTCAGCCAGAGGGCCGCTGGACCCTGCAACGTCGCGAGGCAGGATCAGAACAGTCCTGA
- a CDS encoding quinone-dependent dihydroorotate dehydrogenase — MSPSPSAGPLSSGAFYQRWLGPVLARDDGLDAEQLSRTALTALGQASLRRRWPGVSTVLDGVAADLQRRDLRLEQVLFGCRFPNPVGLAAGFDKNGVAAGIWDRFGFGFAEVGTVTWHGQPGNPKPRLFRLAEEQAALNRMGFNNDGAKALLQTLERQRLDPPGRRPAVLGINVGKSKITALEQAPDDYAASLELLSALADYAVINVSSPNTPGLRDLQDTAQLRRLVERLRRLPACPPLLVKIAPDLDDESIDAVARLAFEEGLAGVIAVNTSLHRLGLEQRRLPQTGRTLAEEAGGLSGAPLRHRAQEVIRRLRASAGPALPLIGVGGIDSPQVAWERITAGASLVQLYTGWIFKGPDLVPRILEGLLLQLDRHGLRNIAEASGSGLPWQD, encoded by the coding sequence ATGTCGCCGTCCCCTTCGGCCGGACCGCTCAGCAGCGGTGCCTTCTACCAGCGTTGGCTGGGTCCGGTGCTGGCGCGGGACGACGGCCTGGATGCTGAACAGCTGTCGCGTACTGCCCTCACGGCGCTGGGCCAGGCCAGCCTGCGGCGCCGCTGGCCAGGGGTGTCCACGGTGCTGGATGGCGTGGCGGCTGATCTGCAACGGCGTGATCTGCGCCTGGAGCAGGTGCTGTTTGGCTGCCGCTTCCCCAATCCGGTGGGTTTGGCGGCGGGATTCGACAAGAACGGTGTGGCGGCCGGCATCTGGGATCGCTTCGGCTTTGGCTTTGCCGAAGTGGGCACGGTCACCTGGCACGGCCAGCCGGGCAACCCCAAACCACGCCTGTTCCGTTTAGCGGAAGAACAGGCCGCGTTGAACAGGATGGGATTCAACAACGACGGTGCCAAGGCGCTGTTGCAAACCCTGGAGCGTCAACGCCTGGATCCGCCTGGCCGGCGGCCGGCGGTGCTTGGGATCAACGTCGGCAAATCCAAGATCACCGCCTTGGAGCAGGCTCCGGACGACTACGCGGCTTCCTTGGAGTTGTTGTCCGCCTTGGCGGACTATGCGGTGATCAACGTCAGCTCCCCCAACACCCCCGGCCTGCGTGATCTGCAGGATACGGCCCAGTTGCGGCGGCTTGTGGAGCGGCTGCGAAGGCTGCCGGCCTGCCCGCCTTTACTCGTGAAAATCGCACCGGATCTTGATGATGAGTCGATTGATGCCGTGGCCCGTTTGGCCTTTGAAGAGGGCCTGGCCGGTGTGATTGCGGTCAATACCAGTCTCCATCGGTTGGGCCTGGAGCAACGGCGTCTGCCGCAGACCGGGCGCACCCTGGCGGAGGAGGCCGGTGGGCTCAGCGGTGCCCCCCTGCGACATCGAGCCCAGGAGGTGATCCGCCGCTTGCGGGCCAGTGCCGGCCCAGCGTTGCCGTTGATCGGTGTGGGTGGGATTGACTCTCCGCAAGTCGCCTGGGAGCGCATCACCGCTGGGGCTTCCCTGGTGCAGCTCTACACCGGCTGGATTTTTAAGGGGCCGGATCTGGTGCCGCGGATTCTGGAAGGTCTGCTGCTGCAGTTGGACCGCCACGGCCTCCGCAACATCGCTGAGGCGTCAGGAAGTGGCTTGCCCTGGCAGGACTGA